A region from the Hyalangium gracile genome encodes:
- a CDS encoding DUF2087 domain-containing protein: MSRLALPLEVADLSAFARSLRDQLEKLEHKPSHVEMLNLLCRAAGFRNYQHFRADSEARQRLASPQEVKPIPDHQLIEKVARHFDEEGRLLRWPAKAPHLKLCLWALWARIPSSRVLTEREISELLNRWHLFGDPAVLRRALFEAGFVDRTQDGRQYRRIEQKPPVELSALLARVSTLAA, from the coding sequence ATGTCCCGACTCGCCCTCCCCTTGGAGGTCGCCGATCTCTCGGCGTTCGCCCGCTCGCTCCGCGACCAGCTCGAAAAACTCGAGCACAAGCCGAGCCACGTGGAGATGCTCAACCTGCTGTGCCGCGCGGCTGGATTCCGGAACTACCAGCACTTCCGCGCCGACTCGGAGGCCAGGCAACGCCTCGCCTCGCCACAGGAAGTGAAGCCCATTCCCGACCACCAGCTCATCGAAAAGGTCGCGCGACATTTCGACGAGGAGGGGCGCCTGCTGCGCTGGCCGGCCAAGGCCCCTCACCTGAAGCTCTGCCTCTGGGCGCTCTGGGCGCGCATTCCGAGCAGCCGCGTCCTCACCGAACGCGAGATCAGCGAGCTGTTGAACCGCTGGCACCTGTTCGGCGATCCCGCCGTGCTGCGCCGGGCGCTGTTCGAGGCCGGCTTCGTCGACCGGACCCAGGACGGCCGTCAGTACCGGCGCATCGAGCAGAAGCCACCGGTCGAGCTCAGCGCGTTGCTGGCCCGTGTGAGCACCCTCGCCGCCTAG